The genomic region TCGAACATTAGAATAAATTATGTAGGTTGAGGTTATAAATAAGTTTTAATGTGATGCCCGGCATTCTTCATTTAGAAATATTTTGTGTAAAAATTACTCATCGTGAAATCATCTAACTACCAGGACTGGGACTTTAGACTCCTGGACAACCCTGGTAGAGACACTCCCCAACAGGACTCTTTTCATCGTAGATAGTCCCCTGCTTCCCATCACTATTAGCTTTATATCGTTCTTCTGAACATAATCAAGTATAACGCTAGCCGGATCCCCTTCCAATGCCTCACCTACACCCTTCAGTCCCGCATTTGTTATCTCCTTTAACGCGTAATCTAAGTCATCTTTTGCCTTTTTCTCCATGGCCTTTACGGCATTCAAAGGAGGTAAGACGCCGGAGCCGTAGAATATGGCCTCATCTACTACTTCTATAACATATATCACACTACCATACCTCTTCGCAATGTCTATGGCAACCTGAAGAGCCCTCTTTGAGTGTTCAGATCCATCGAATGGCACGAGAATTGAATCGAACATTTCAATTATACATTTGACAATATACCATTTAAAGCTCTACTAAGATAGAGTAAGGCCAAAAGTTGTATCACTGTTAACTTCTTAGGGTCCACGTAATTTCAATAATATTAGTTTGCGATATGACGGATCATAGATGAACTGGGTGTGCAGAATTGGACCATTTACCTTGTTATGAGCCTTGGAATTGAAGATGTGAGATCAAGGTTTATGTGGATTTGACGAGAGTTAATGCCGGGTTAGTCCTAGGACTAGAAAGACAGATGTAAGGGCTTCCAATTCAATAAATTCCTCTTTTCTCTCTAATTATTTAGTCCCCTTACTTGCTATGAATGTAACCTCTTTGAGCCTCCTCTAATGCTTCCTTTACTTTTCCTGACGCTGTTTGTACGGAACATTGTGGCAATGTCTCATAACCTCTTTGACCTAACTTGTCGTAATTCTTTACCGCTTCCACCAAAGCCCATGACATTTGATCTGGTTTATCAGGCGAAAAAGTGTATCCATTCACCCCATTTATGATCAACTCACTTACGCCGGCTCCCTCGCTTACTACCACTGGCTTCTTGTAATTCCACGCTTCACATATTGTTAACCCAAACCCCTCGCTTCTTGAGGTCAAAGTGACCACGTCGCTTCTTTGATATAAAGCCATTAGTTCATGGTCGCTCACATATCCTGTGAAAATGACCTTATCCTGAACTCCTAGCTCCACCACTAAGTCCCTTAGCTTTCTTGCCCAAATACTAGCCTTATCATGGCCAAGGCTCTTACTGGTGAAACTTCCGTTCCCTGCCACTACCAGCTTCAAGTTGGTGTTTTTGATAGCCTTAATCGCTATGTCCTGACTCTTTATCGGGTCCATTCTTCCCACTAACAGGACTACCTTATCATCCTCTTTGATCCCAAATTTCTCTGAAACAGATTCGACTTCGCTCTTGCTTACGTGGGAGTAAGCTGAGGGATCTATGAAGGGATATATTTGTCTAGCTTTCACCTTGGCACCTGATCTGACTAAGCCCTCTAGGTCACGTTTTGTACTGGATATGATCAGATCGAAACCCTCAAATGCCCTAACTAGGAACTCTCTGACCCTATCACTTAACCTCTCTGGCACAAAGGGAATATGGTACCATAGGACTGCGGGAGCTGATGGGCCAATTATCCCTCCCACGAGTAACTGCTGGAAATCATTTATCAGATATACGTCTGTATCAGAATAGAATTCCAGGAGTTTAAGGGCAGAATGCCAGTTGTAGGAGGCATAAGCTATGTAGTCTGAGCCAACGATATTATAGTTGTACATGCCGTGAGCTTCATTGTATAATCCTTCCTTGAATCTGGTGTAACTGGATAGAAGAGTTGGAGGTAAATCGATGAAGTGAATATCTATTCCTTCCAGCACAACCTGAGGAGGGTATCCAGGTCCTAAGGCTACCCATCTGCTCCTCTCAAATCCTGAGGTTTTGACTAGGGACATCATCATCCTAGCTACTCCGCCCACTGAGATCTGATAATCTTGGTCAGAAAGTGAGCTCAGATCCAGTGGGATTGGAACTTCTCCATATCTCTCCAAGAGTTCCTTGTAGGTGAAGTTGAAACGGATTGGAGGAGTTTGAGTATTAATGGCAATTCTCATGCAGTAAGTAACGTAACTACCTGTTATAAAGATGAAGAACCCACGAGAATAGAGAGGAATGTCCCTGGTCGTTACTGGCGATAACATTTTTAGTCAAACGGTTAGATGAAGTATGTGGGCCGGTAGCTCAGCCTGGAAGAGCGCTCGGCTTGCAACCCACGGGCAGGATACCGAGAGGTCCCCGGGTTCAAATCCCGGCCGGTCCATACTATTTTATGAGTATTGTAATTATTAGCTTGACTATAGTATATTTTCTACAGCTTCTCACATAGCTTACTGACCCGCCTAAATTAGAAATTCATTTAGTAGTAAGGCACATATAACTAAAATAAGTTCGATTACCTCGCCTTTTTCCTGGTGAGCTGACGTTGACCGAGCCTCTTTTTTCCCTTCCTAGATATAACATATCTTGCTAAGGACCCGGCAACTATGAGGCTTCCAAGAGTTAACAGATCAGTATAGTTAAAGGGAGGAGCAAGTATCTCGATGATAATTTCTCTAGATACAAAGGATATCATCGCGTCTATAACGTAGACAACACTCCTTCCTTTTCCCCTAAAGAAGTCTAGGGCACTTAGATATACTTCTAGGAAAACGATAATTAAGAGTACATTCTCAAGAATCACAGAGGCAACGTAGATCAACCCCGCTTGAAATGCCGTAACTATCTGAACTGCAGTGCTGATAACTGTGAACCCTAAGCCTATTAGGAGCAGAATCTGCACTATTACTGATACTGTTTTAAAGACAAGTGAACTGCTAATTATTTTCACAGTATCATTTAATATTGGTCTATTCAAATAGTTATTGGTAAAGGATTCGAGAAACCTAAACTTTGAAGAGTAATGGTACGAATGTATGAAGGAATAAATGGGAGTGATTCTCCTTCACGTGAACTTAAGGTCAAGCTTACTAGCTTCCAGATATGAAGTTAAAGATCTAGATCGAAATTATATCCCGAAATTACTTTTTATAACAATCTCCTGTGGCTAATGGACGTTATCCTCTATCATCTTTGCCATGTTTACTATTTCTTTTGGAATATCTGCATTCCAAAATCCATTAAATGATAAATCTCTGTAGAAAGGTATTATTAACATACCAAATACGGGCTTAGAATTGATTTTAAAATTACGCTCTTCTCTTGTCATATTAATTACAATAAAGTCTAGGATTCCCCTAGCAGAGTCACTACTATTTCTGACTAACTCAATATATGATTCGATCATTTTTTTCAGTGGACATTATTACAAACTCTTGAGGACTACTGACAGCTATAACATGCGTGGGATCACTCTTAACACCATAAAATGCGAGCATCTCTCCGGAAACTATTTTGTCATATATGTGAACACCGTAATCGATAATTAAATAGTCTGTCTCTGAGATTATTTCATCATACTTGTCTTTAATTTTACTCAAGTTAAAAGAGGAAGAAAGCTGAGAGGACATGGAAACTATCTTAAGGTTCCCCTGGTCTATCATGTAATCATGACCATCTTCCAAACTACCCCGAATCCCATGAATATTACATAGTGTCCGAGACGAACTGATATCCAGTATTGTTACCCTATGTCTTGCCGATAACACCTTTGCAATTCCATTTACTACAGTTGATTTCCCTACACCGCCCTTAGCTCCGATGACGGCTATTCTAATCATTTTCTTGGTCTATAACATCTAGCAAAGAAAATATTTCCGCTTTCTCTTTGGCCTTGAAAAGCGTTGAGGTAGAAATTGGAATTCTCCTTTAGTGATAGCACTTCTTTTTCTGATGCGAAAACAAAAGTCATAGTTTACAACCTGATCTTAAAGGTCGAGTACTCATCGCGATCTTTCTAAGGCGGTGTATTTCTTTTACTACCTGTTAGCTACACGTAATCCTTCAAAGCGTCTGTCACTACGTCCACCTCAAAACACCTTTAAAAGCTGTAACACCTCCTTTTGTCTAGAAGGAGATAGTGGTGGTAACCCGATGGCAATATTAATATTTGGAACCAGAGGGCACAGTATCACATGGTTAAACTTGTCAACTGGAGGAGAGCGACGTTAACTGAGCAGAAATTGAACATCACTTCCATACTTAAGAGAACCAGTGCTGATATAGTGATTATTCCCTTAAGTCACAGCAAATTAGTGGAATACATAAAGTCCACGGATCTAGATACCATGGAGCCTTTAATCATAAGACTTGAGAAAAAGGGCAAACTCACGAGGGAACTCAACAAGCTGAAACGGGAAGGATTTGAGGTAAAGGTAGTTCTTCCTAACCTAGATAATTGATCATTTGCTTTTACCTTTCCAGATCACGTCCTGGTTTCCTGTCTTCTTGTTAACCCAGAGTCCCAGAACAAATAGTAAGCTTGAAAGTCTATTCAGGTAAATAACGTGGCTCTCTCTGGTTCTATTCTCTCGATAAAGACTGACTACACTTCTCTCTGCCCTCCTACACACAGCTCTGGCTAAATGTAGAAAGGATGAGGCAAGATGCCCACCGGGTAAGACGAAGTTCTTTAGGGGATCAAGCTGATTTCCGTAGATATCAATTAATTTCTCTATCTTCTCGATTTTATCCTTCTCAAATCCCATGTCAAATCCAGCAATTTCTGAAGAGATCTCAAAGATATCCCTCTGTATATCTTGAATTGGATCCCTTAGCTCAGGGTATAGGGATACCACCACCCCCAGGACCGAGTTTAACTCGTCTAGGTTGCCCAACGCTTCCACAAGCTTGTCGTCTTTCCAGACTTGTCCTATGGATGGGATCCTTGTGAGACCTGAATCACCTGTGCCCGTGTACCACTTTCCCGACAATGTGCGAGGCCATGGATCATCAACTCTTGGGACTTAAAAAGACTAGTACTCCAAGTGAAACAAAACGAATAGTGGCGAGAAGACCTTGATGAGCCCTGTGAGGTAGGGGGTGTTAGGCTCCTCATTGCACTACGTGCTACCTTAGAACCAAGTGGTAACTATCTAGAGGCGCAATCGGTAACGATCCCCACTAGATCCTCGTAGGAGTAGTATGGATACTCCAGGATGGCTGCCGAGGCACAGTTCTCAACCTTGAGCCTATTCTGATACCACTCCCTGTAGAGTAATCTATCCGTAACTGGGGGAGGATTGCCAGACAGCTGTTGGACTAGTTTGTTATAGAGCGTTTCAAGCTCGGAGGCTCTTTCCTTAGCCTCGGTCAAGGCCTGCTCGTAGGATTGATCCATCCAGTCAATCAAGGTAGCAGAGGCCAGGGCTATGAAGGGAGCGAAGCCTATCTCCGACAAGGCCTTCTTGAACCGTTCCGCGCCATCGAGGAGGGCCTGGAGCTCCGGCTCAAGGCTGAGCTCCTTAGCCCAGGTCCTGACACCGGTGGAGGTGAGCGGGGGAGGCCTCACAGCCCTCACGGCAACAACTTCGAGACCTTGAAGGGAAAGAGTCTCGTATCCCGAGACCAGTCCTGCTACCCCGAAGCCGGAGCAGGTGTTCCCGCAGGCTATTGAGGTGAGAATAGGGGCGCCCAGGTCGGCGTCGCCTATCCTAGTAAAGGACTTGCCAAAGTTGCATAAATTCTCGGGCATAATCTCGGCACAGATTGAGGCTAACTCCTGGCTAATCCCGTTCAGGGTAAAGAATGGGAAGTAAATGTTACCCAAGATGGTAAGACCACCTATCTGTATGGGCTTGGCGGGGGTAGCCCCTATCCCCTCATAGACGAAGGGGTATCCATCAGAGGACAAACGCATTTCATCTTCACCAGATCTAGACAGGTAATAATTTCCCTTTTTGTCCCGGTACGTTAGAAATGTACTAGATCTAGCTCTCAGCTCTGGCGCATTGCTCAACAATCCCATGAAAACTACCTGGTAACTTGAAAGTACGTTCCAAATCCGCCCAGGGATTCCATTACAGTCCTCGAACTGAGCTGGGTTGTACCAGACTGGTGGCACTTCAGGTCTCTGCATGGGAAATATCCCGATCCCCACCTCGGCAAATCTCTCAAGGATAGCTAGCCCGATCTTCCCGTAGGAGGTTGCCTTACTCCCTCCTTGGTACGCTATTATGGTTCCGTTGGTCCAGTGGGGAGATACCCCACCCACATAGTACCACTCCCCTGTGTCCTCGGTCCTGAGGAGGAGACCCTGTCTGAATATCTTGTCCGGGTCGTTGTCAACCTCCTCGCTCACCCTGTGAGAGCTCGCGATCGCAAGGTAAACCTCGTATCTCCGCGCGCTTTGCTTCTCGTACAAAGAGAAGTAACCCCTTAACCCCTGCTGGAGGCACTGCTCCTGCTTCGTGTTCAGGCTTACCTCGAGACCAATGATTGGCCCCAGCGCTCGGCTCACACCTGAAATTGCTCCAGCTTCTTGATCCATATTCATTTCCACATCGGGAATTTATTTATTCGTTATCGTCGCATCGAGGGTATTACCTGTTTTTGAAACATTAAATAGCTGGTCTGGCCAGAGCCTTACCCTGACATACCGTAATAACTACGTCTAGCCCCATGGCGTAACCTATGGTCCTCACATTTTCGTCCATTTCTCTGCGGAAATCTACTAGATGTCCTTGGCTATAGCCTTACTAATTATGGATGCGGCGATACCACAACTGAGTTAAACCAGTCACATATCTTCTCAGAAAGAACCCTGGTCCTCTTAAAGGGTAAAAATAAAACTAGATAACCGGAATTGATGGTGGTGGGCCGGTAGCTCAGCCTGGAAGAGTGCCTGGTTCGCACCCAGGAGGTCCCGGGTTCAAATCCCGGCCGGTCCATCCTCGCTACTGCGTCATTAAGGCCTTTTCCTTGCTTCTTTCCCAGAACCTGACCCCAGCCAGGAAGGAGTTCCTGTTATTTTCATCCCTCAAGACCGAGAGGAAATCATCCCTCTCCAGGTACTGAGAGAACCTCGCTTGATAAACTACTCCAAGAAGAGCAGTGTTACACTTACCTGCTTTCCCTACGAGTTCATTGCAATCCAAGACATGTACTTTCCAGTCCCTTAACCTCTCGATTATCATTCTAACGTCATATTCCTGGACCTTAGGGAGGGAAGGCGGTTTCACTGACGCATTTAGGAAAATCTCTCCTTCCCTTGAAAGATACTCTACATTCCTGAGCGCCTCCGTTGCCTCTAATGCTATCATTATATCTGCCCCTCCGCGAGGTATGAGCGGAGCCTCCACGTTTCCGATCCTAACGTGAACGTTAACTGCACCTCCTCTCTGGGAAAGACCGTGAGTCTCAGCTTCGAAGACTCTGTAACCCTTACTCGCAAAGGCCTCAGCTATGATTTTACCCAACGTAACAACTCCCTGACCCCCTATTCCAGCTATTAATACGCTTAGCTTGTCCATGCCTCATCCCACCCCATAGGTTTCTCCCCCTCAAGTTTGATAGCGTTAAAGGGGCACACGGGAACGCATGCGCCACACCCAATACAATCCTGAGGATTAATTACCGCCTTCTTGTCACTCCTTTTCAGGATTGCAGGACACGTAAAGTAATCATAGCAGATCGTACAGCCTGTACATTTATCGTAATTCACCACGGCTACCTGTGCGGGTTTTACCCTATCTATGACCTCGAGGGCACAGGCCCTTTTCGCCACCACGACAGCTGGTGCCTGATTCCTCTTTACCCATTCAGATGCCCTAGCTACAACCTTGGCAAAATCAGGACTAAAGGGATCCCCAACTTCCACATACTCAACGCCTAGGCCCTTAGCTACGTTCGCTATATCAATACTGGTTGATGGGCTACCCTGTTGGCCTGTCATGGCGGTGGAGCGATTATCTAACACGATCACGAGAACTGGGAACTTGTTATAGACGGCATTTGCGAGGCCTGGAAGTCCTGTATGGAAGAACGTTGAATCTCCTATGATTGCCACGGGGATCGTGTGCGTCGACCTATAAACTCCATTAGCTATTCCTAAACTACTTCCCATGGATATCAAGCTATCTTGCTCGTTGAAAGGCGGGAGTACTCCCAATGAGTAGCAACCTATATCCCCAGAATAGAAGGTGCTTGAGATCCCGCCCAGGGATAGCCCCTTCTTGAGGAAGAAGAAGCTTGACCTATGCGGGCAACCTGGACACATGGCGGGAGGTCTCTTGGGTACATCTACGGGGGCCTTTAGGATCTGGTCCAGTTGAGGTTCCTCCTCAATACCAAGGAATTTAGCTATGGCTCTTGATACCCTTTCGAGGGACATTTCTCCCGCGTATCCCGTAAGTTTCTTTCCATCCACCTTAACGTGAAGTCCTTGGTCAAGTATCATGGATTTCAACTGATTCTCCACCACAGGATCCAGCTCCTCAATCACAAGGACTTTCTCGACGTCAGTAAGGTAATCTAGAATCTTCTCAGGCAATGGTACAGAGCAGGATACACCTATTACCTTAACTTGCTCAGCCTTAAGTTCCCTCAAGGCCTCTAAGGCGTAAGAATATGAAATTCCTACCCCAACAACAGCCACCTTACCTTCCCCGCGAGACTCCACCAGATGGGCGGTAAGCGACTTGATCTTCTCCCATCTGTTAAGTTGTTCCTCCCTATCCCTTCTGGAGACCTCAGGTACAAGGGAGTATCTTCCAGGGTTTTTCTGGAATTTCCCATAGACCGGTTCCCTCCTGGGAATTACATTAACCTGTGACCTAACATGGCTAATCCTGGTATTTGTGGAAATAATGACAGGATGACCAACCTCCGAGCTCAGGTTAAATGCCTCAACTGTGAGGTCATGAGCAGATTGGGGATTGAAGGGCTCAAGGACTGGAATCATACCCATAAGCCCATAATACCTGGTGTCCTGTTCGCTCTGCGAAGACCACATGCCTGGATCTCCTGCAGAGACCACCACAAGTGCCCCTGATACTCCCGTGTAGGATGACGACATAAGCGAATCTGAGGCAACGTTCATTCCCACGTGTTTCATGGTGACCAGGGCCCGGGCACCCATAATTGCAGCCCCGAATCCTGTCTCAAAGGCCACCTTCTCATTGGAACTCCATTCTGTGTAAACGTCCTTGAACTTCATAAGGGTCTCAATTATCTCGGTCGACGGAGTTCCGGGGTAACCTGCCGCAACCGCAACGCCGGACGCTAGAGCACCGTAAGCTATGGCCTCATTGCCTAACATTAGACTTGGCTTAACAACTAACATAACTATCGTGATAAACTTTACATGTAAACTTATAAAGATAAATACTATTAATTGTGTTAAGTGTAATAGGTTTTAATATTTACATGTTATCAACATGATAGATAAAGCCACTAGATGACAGATCGGAGACGGATGGGCCCGCCGGGATTTGAACCCGGGATCACGACGACCCGAACGTCGCATCCTAATCCAAGCTAGACTACGGGCCCTCGTCTCAAGTGAAGTTATAATATGCGCGTTATAAAAGTTTTCAATGGCCACTGAATACGTTATAGAGAGCATTGCCAAGAGAATAGCCGGGGACATAGTGTGGAGCGAGAACCCAGGTCTCGCAATGAGGAAGTGGAGGGAGACCTTTGGGATTTCCCAGTCAGAGCTGGCTCGAATACTTGGGATGTCCCAATCGGTCATA from Metallosphaera sedula DSM 5348 harbors:
- a CDS encoding universal stress protein, translated to MFDSILVPFDGSEHSKRALQVAIDIAKRYGSVIYVIEVVDEAIFYGSGVLPPLNAVKAMEKKAKDDLDYALKEITNAGLKGVGEALEGDPASVILDYVQKNDIKLIVMGSRGLSTMKRVLLGSVSTRVVQESKVPVLVVR
- a CDS encoding glycosyltransferase family 4 protein, giving the protein MRIAINTQTPPIRFNFTYKELLERYGEVPIPLDLSSLSDQDYQISVGGVARMMMSLVKTSGFERSRWVALGPGYPPQVVLEGIDIHFIDLPPTLLSSYTRFKEGLYNEAHGMYNYNIVGSDYIAYASYNWHSALKLLEFYSDTDVYLINDFQQLLVGGIIGPSAPAVLWYHIPFVPERLSDRVREFLVRAFEGFDLIISSTKRDLEGLVRSGAKVKARQIYPFIDPSAYSHVSKSEVESVSEKFGIKEDDKVVLLVGRMDPIKSQDIAIKAIKNTNLKLVVAGNGSFTSKSLGHDKASIWARKLRDLVVELGVQDKVIFTGYVSDHELMALYQRSDVVTLTSRSEGFGLTICEAWNYKKPVVVSEGAGVSELIINGVNGYTFSPDKPDQMSWALVEAVKNYDKLGQRGYETLPQCSVQTASGKVKEALEEAQRGYIHSK
- a CDS encoding phosphate-starvation-inducible PsiE family protein, with protein sequence MKIISSSLVFKTVSVIVQILLLIGLGFTVISTAVQIVTAFQAGLIYVASVILENVLLIIVFLEVYLSALDFFRGKGRSVVYVIDAMISFVSREIIIEILAPPFNYTDLLTLGSLIVAGSLARYVISRKGKKRLGQRQLTRKKAR
- a CDS encoding nucleotide-binding protein; this translates as MIRIAVIGAKGGVGKSTVVNGIAKVLSARHRVTILDISSSRTLCNIHGIRGSLEDGHDYMIDQGNLKIVSMSSQLSSSFNLSKIKDKYDEIISETDYLIIDYGVHIYDKIVSGEMLAFYGVKSDPTHVIAVSSPQEFVIMSTEKNDRIIY
- a CDS encoding cob(I)yrinic acid a,c-diamide adenosyltransferase, with product MSGKWYTGTGDSGLTRIPSIGQVWKDDKLVEALGNLDELNSVLGVVVSLYPELRDPIQDIQRDIFEISSEIAGFDMGFEKDKIEKIEKLIDIYGNQLDPLKNFVLPGGHLASSFLHLARAVCRRAERSVVSLYRENRTRESHVIYLNRLSSLLFVLGLWVNKKTGNQDVIWKGKSK
- a CDS encoding indolepyruvate oxidoreductase subunit beta; the protein is MDKLSVLIAGIGGQGVVTLGKIIAEAFASKGYRVFEAETHGLSQRGGAVNVHVRIGNVEAPLIPRGGADIMIALEATEALRNVEYLSREGEIFLNASVKPPSLPKVQEYDVRMIIERLRDWKVHVLDCNELVGKAGKCNTALLGVVYQARFSQYLERDDFLSVLRDENNRNSFLAGVRFWERSKEKALMTQ
- a CDS encoding thiamine pyrophosphate-dependent enzyme encodes the protein MVMLVVKPSLMLGNEAIAYGALASGVAVAAGYPGTPSTEIIETLMKFKDVYTEWSSNEKVAFETGFGAAIMGARALVTMKHVGMNVASDSLMSSSYTGVSGALVVVSAGDPGMWSSQSEQDTRYYGLMGMIPVLEPFNPQSAHDLTVEAFNLSSEVGHPVIISTNTRISHVRSQVNVIPRREPVYGKFQKNPGRYSLVPEVSRRDREEQLNRWEKIKSLTAHLVESRGEGKVAVVGVGISYSYALEALRELKAEQVKVIGVSCSVPLPEKILDYLTDVEKVLVIEELDPVVENQLKSMILDQGLHVKVDGKKLTGYAGEMSLERVSRAIAKFLGIEEEPQLDQILKAPVDVPKRPPAMCPGCPHRSSFFFLKKGLSLGGISSTFYSGDIGCYSLGVLPPFNEQDSLISMGSSLGIANGVYRSTHTIPVAIIGDSTFFHTGLPGLANAVYNKFPVLVIVLDNRSTAMTGQQGSPSTSIDIANVAKGLGVEYVEVGDPFSPDFAKVVARASEWVKRNQAPAVVVAKRACALEVIDRVKPAQVAVVNYDKCTGCTICYDYFTCPAILKRSDKKAVINPQDCIGCGACVPVCPFNAIKLEGEKPMGWDEAWTS